A window of the Phaseolus vulgaris cultivar G19833 chromosome 5, P. vulgaris v2.0, whole genome shotgun sequence genome harbors these coding sequences:
- the LOC137835058 gene encoding protein CYSTEINE-RICH TRANSMEMBRANE MODULE 9-like yields the protein MSNQQQTPVTAYPVDQSNLAAPPPPVGYPTKDNDSAQQTVPVKTTFRGDGFWKGW from the exons ATGAGTAACCAACAACAAACTCCTG TGACTGCATACCCAGTGGACCAAAGCAACCTTGCAGCTCCACCACCACCAGTGGGTTATCCCACCAAAGATAATGATTCTGCTCAACAAACTGTTCCAGTCAAAACCACTTTCAGGGGTGATGGCTTCTGGAAAGGATGGTGA